From the Hymenobacter yonginensis genome, one window contains:
- a CDS encoding McrB family protein: MSTQETQKETIFATASGVATEQASEVKSASNDTVQSTSASDDYWRFAQDSLLTQLAINMFMIACQYDGKDFDKSKVLIDQAYADITKKTSERNGGKFQTAIKVYEEAGWLFREKTGADTILTVTPKGRQVYALLNSAPGFLQTLPKFLVESLMQYYIDNPQNALFAREGSDFKVFPYWSFLKIFRGVGNYITAEEIRRFVFRVKSMDNIDDCVREILSFRKKQKSEDPAKLIEEYGEDDRKVQASAKYFIGRAGVHFSDKLNIFPALIEDAGGSNTYKLNPAYNGMVDALLSQKPAFDENLSAAEWREQYGEALDAEFDESVKWIPNKNINSILDYFNDSEYTCSDLQIKKIHASLNSRGYKHFVVLAGVSGTGKSMFSKVYADALYKEHLGGFKLEKENPYYMMVAVKPDWMDSSHLLGYYNIIDRKWVNGPLLEFILKARKEPDAIFVMCLDEMNLQRVEYYFAEVLSSIESKQPIMLHNDAELEKSGVLKAIVFPSNLFIIGTINVDDTVKMFSDKVLDRVDVITMSNINLSEHRSRLGKVFVGEYLTAEDFDEVYNILENLYNILAGYHMQFGYRTFKEIYEYIVYNNKEGLGFSINECIDINIMQKVLPKIKGDEKHRDMVEQLSELLKPYSESHDVVDNFKQQSEIGGFHFWN; this comes from the coding sequence ATGAGCACACAAGAAACGCAAAAGGAGACGATTTTTGCTACGGCTTCTGGCGTAGCCACAGAGCAGGCTAGTGAAGTAAAAAGTGCCTCTAATGATACAGTCCAATCCACGAGTGCTTCTGATGATTATTGGCGATTTGCTCAGGATAGCTTACTGACCCAGTTGGCTATTAACATGTTTATGATTGCTTGTCAATACGATGGTAAAGATTTTGATAAAAGTAAAGTGCTCATTGATCAAGCATATGCTGATATCACAAAGAAGACTTCTGAGCGGAATGGAGGTAAATTCCAGACTGCTATAAAGGTATATGAAGAAGCTGGTTGGTTATTTAGAGAAAAAACAGGGGCAGACACTATACTGACAGTGACTCCGAAAGGTCGACAAGTATATGCGTTACTAAATAGTGCTCCAGGATTTCTTCAAACTCTTCCTAAATTTTTAGTGGAAAGTTTGATGCAATATTATATTGACAATCCTCAAAATGCTCTGTTTGCTAGAGAGGGTAGTGATTTTAAAGTGTTTCCTTATTGGTCATTTTTGAAAATATTTAGAGGGGTTGGAAATTATATAACTGCTGAGGAAATAAGAAGATTTGTTTTCCGTGTTAAGTCTATGGACAACATAGATGATTGCGTGCGTGAAATATTGTCATTTAGGAAAAAACAAAAGTCAGAAGATCCTGCTAAGTTAATTGAGGAATATGGTGAAGACGATAGAAAAGTGCAAGCGTCAGCTAAATATTTTATTGGAAGAGCGGGTGTTCATTTTAGTGATAAGCTGAATATATTTCCTGCCCTTATTGAGGATGCTGGTGGCAGTAATACATATAAGTTAAATCCTGCCTACAATGGTATGGTTGATGCCTTGCTTTCACAAAAGCCAGCTTTTGACGAAAATCTATCTGCTGCTGAGTGGCGGGAGCAGTATGGCGAAGCATTGGATGCAGAATTTGATGAAAGCGTGAAATGGATTCCTAATAAAAATATAAACAGTATACTGGATTATTTTAATGATAGTGAGTATACTTGTTCTGATCTTCAAATTAAGAAAATACATGCATCTCTAAATTCTAGAGGTTATAAACACTTTGTGGTTTTAGCTGGTGTTTCTGGGACTGGCAAAAGTATGTTTTCTAAAGTATATGCAGATGCTCTTTATAAGGAGCATTTAGGAGGATTCAAGTTGGAGAAAGAGAACCCTTATTACATGATGGTTGCTGTCAAACCTGATTGGATGGATAGTTCTCATTTATTAGGTTATTATAATATAATTGATAGAAAGTGGGTTAATGGACCTCTTCTAGAATTTATTTTAAAAGCTAGAAAAGAGCCGGATGCTATTTTTGTGATGTGTTTAGATGAAATGAATCTACAAAGAGTCGAATACTATTTTGCGGAAGTATTAAGTAGTATTGAATCTAAACAACCTATAATGCTTCATAATGATGCGGAACTAGAGAAGAGTGGTGTTCTTAAAGCCATTGTATTTCCATCAAATTTATTTATAATCGGAACAATAAATGTAGACGATACAGTAAAAATGTTTTCAGATAAAGTTCTTGACAGAGTTGATGTTATAACAATGAGTAATATAAATTTGTCCGAGCATCGATCAAGATTAGGAAAGGTTTTCGTAGGTGAGTATTTAACTGCTGAAGATTTTGATGAGGTATATAATATACTCGAGAATTTATACAATATACTCGCGGGATATCATATGCAGTTTGGATACAGGACATTCAAAGAAATATATGAGTACATTGTTTATAACAACAAAGAAGGTTTAGGCTTTTCAATAAATGAATGCATTGATATTAACATCATGCAAAAAGTGCTGCCGAAAATAAAAGGTGACGAAAAACACCGTGATATGGTGGAACAATTGAGTGAATTACTCAAACCCTACAGTGAAAGTCATGATGTGGTAGATAATTTTAAACAGCAATCAGAAATTGGGGGGTTTCACTTTTGGAATTAA
- a CDS encoding DUF2357 domain-containing protein, protein MELTVKRTSDGQLLMISSYDYDSNFFRESDEYTFILENSSKHSLLSMELYVNGYRQSRDILSDSIIKWVWSTGFYSGEVAIELTVNNKQVVLSKIYINTSVSKLIRKEYDVMLKDIFSAIKTIYSLSNIDKSMSHSFNAERFPFLFLANCKQYLSALQSSIMLISKNAKTNLDLNEKRQIDVSKARRITPGDLNSSFRRGVAIDKHGRYIPSKVWESPYQDVHNIYEHRYLLGKIIVIISAINRCKNKLNELNLSKRRAGSKVAEGEGDIELWILRAEQYKSVLSSLTRLHMFQNVTPSKEDRGLTSIFQKANGYKESYSLLKRFFAGVDFHLKADVGIPVARTYDLYEVWCFVKILSVLTNNFGYSIPDLSSLFVRDDKGIIPRLKDNLSITINIASGKSISFQRTFKPFSVSRADSIISYSVEMRPDITLEENKGNKSLVLVILDAKYRVASSLNEAIADLHKYKDSIISTEVEINKKAFILSPYVIGGLRSDDWKDIDKMPDRLLMTSYKSNFDFGIYSFKPGLDDGYYSAVVEEMLK, encoded by the coding sequence TTGGAATTAACAGTCAAACGGACAAGTGATGGGCAATTATTAATGATTAGCTCATACGACTATGATTCCAACTTCTTTAGGGAATCAGATGAATATACATTTATTCTAGAAAACTCATCAAAGCATTCGCTCCTCTCGATGGAGCTTTATGTGAATGGTTACAGACAGTCAAGAGATATTTTGTCTGATTCCATAATTAAGTGGGTTTGGTCGACTGGTTTCTATTCAGGTGAAGTTGCAATTGAGCTAACTGTCAACAATAAGCAAGTTGTTTTATCAAAAATATATATTAATACATCGGTTAGTAAGCTGATCAGGAAAGAATATGATGTCATGCTTAAGGATATATTTAGTGCAATTAAAACGATATATTCTTTGTCAAATATTGACAAATCAATGTCGCACTCATTTAATGCAGAGCGCTTTCCATTTTTATTTTTGGCTAATTGCAAACAATATTTGTCTGCATTGCAAAGTAGTATAATGTTGATTTCAAAAAATGCTAAGACTAACTTAGATTTGAATGAAAAGCGCCAAATCGATGTTTCAAAGGCGAGAAGAATAACTCCTGGAGACCTTAATTCTTCTTTTAGAAGAGGTGTAGCTATTGATAAGCATGGTAGGTATATTCCTTCCAAGGTATGGGAATCACCCTATCAGGATGTTCATAACATTTACGAACATCGTTATTTGTTAGGTAAAATCATTGTTATCATTAGTGCTATTAACCGTTGCAAGAATAAGCTCAATGAACTTAATCTAAGTAAACGTCGTGCTGGCTCAAAGGTAGCTGAAGGGGAAGGGGATATCGAATTATGGATACTTCGCGCTGAGCAATATAAATCTGTATTGTCTTCTCTAACTAGATTGCATATGTTTCAAAATGTCACGCCTTCTAAAGAAGATAGAGGACTGACTTCTATATTTCAAAAAGCTAATGGGTACAAAGAATCATATTCTTTGTTAAAAAGATTTTTTGCCGGGGTGGACTTTCATCTAAAAGCTGATGTAGGTATACCTGTAGCTCGAACATATGATTTATATGAGGTATGGTGTTTTGTTAAGATATTGTCTGTTTTGACAAATAATTTTGGCTATAGTATACCTGACCTCTCTTCATTATTTGTAAGAGACGATAAGGGAATAATTCCTAGATTAAAAGATAATCTTTCTATAACAATAAATATTGCCTCAGGAAAATCTATTTCATTTCAAAGAACATTTAAGCCATTCTCTGTATCAAGGGCAGATAGTATTATATCTTATTCTGTTGAAATGAGACCAGATATTACGCTTGAGGAAAACAAAGGCAATAAATCACTGGTGCTTGTGATTCTAGACGCCAAATATAGGGTTGCCTCATCTTTGAACGAAGCAATTGCGGATCTACATAAGTATAAAGATTCAATCATAAGTACTGAGGTAGAAATTAATAAAAAAGCATTTATACTGAGTCCATATGTGATAGGTGGGTTGAGATCCGATGATTGGAAAGATATCGACAAAATGCCTGATAGATTATTAATGACATCATATAAAAGTAATTTTGATTTTGGTATTTACTCATTTAAGCCAGGGTTAGATGATGGATACTATTCTGCTGTAGTAGAAGAAATGCTTAAATGA
- a CDS encoding ADP-ribosylglycohydrolase family protein gives MNKDRITTVTKRLLLAIATADALGVPVEFEPRYAREMDPVTGMRGHGTFDQPAGTWSDDFSLTAATIESFIHAGPDHIDVDDLGRRFQNWLDFDYWTVDGVFDVGIATRAAIERMREGCRAEEAGGSGEYDNGNGALMRILPLLLHPLYQAGNASERQKLIGQVASVTHRHPRSALACFIYLELADQLLQGVDKMQAYTHVCDSISSTLSHELTHELEHFTQVLDGNLHLLPVSQIQSSGYVIHTLEASVWCLLKHVGFTDTALAAVNLGNDTDTTAAVVAPLSVLAANEIDIIIPAWLQVVARRDDIEDLADRFIARIWA, from the coding sequence ATGAACAAAGACAGGATCACCACGGTAACCAAGCGATTGCTACTAGCCATTGCTACTGCTGATGCATTAGGAGTACCAGTAGAATTTGAGCCACGGTATGCGCGAGAGATGGATCCTGTTACTGGCATGAGGGGGCATGGGACGTTTGATCAACCAGCTGGCACATGGAGTGATGATTTTTCGCTCACCGCTGCGACCATAGAATCCTTCATCCATGCTGGACCTGATCATATTGATGTAGATGATCTAGGTAGGCGCTTCCAGAATTGGCTCGACTTTGATTACTGGACCGTTGATGGGGTATTCGATGTGGGTATCGCCACTCGTGCTGCTATTGAGCGAATGCGGGAAGGGTGTCGTGCTGAAGAAGCTGGTGGCTCTGGTGAGTATGACAATGGCAATGGGGCTCTGATGAGAATCCTGCCGCTGCTGCTGCACCCCTTGTATCAAGCAGGAAACGCATCAGAACGGCAAAAGCTCATCGGTCAGGTTGCCAGTGTGACCCACCGGCACCCTCGTTCTGCGCTAGCCTGTTTCATCTACCTTGAACTCGCAGACCAACTCTTGCAGGGAGTAGATAAGATGCAAGCGTACACACATGTTTGTGATAGCATTTCGTCAACGCTTTCGCATGAGTTGACACACGAGTTAGAGCACTTCACCCAAGTGCTGGATGGAAACTTACATCTATTGCCAGTAAGCCAGATCCAATCATCAGGCTATGTGATTCACACCTTAGAAGCGTCAGTCTGGTGCTTGCTGAAGCATGTAGGGTTTACCGACACAGCGCTGGCAGCCGTGAATCTTGGGAACGATACCGACACCACAGCAGCTGTGGTAGCGCCGTTAAGTGTGCTTGCCGCAAACGAAATTGATATCA
- a CDS encoding recombinase family protein, with the protein MINHARRYITYYRVSTQKQGNSGLGLEAQQAAVRSFVHDQSQVIEEYVEIESGKKDSRPQLQAAIASAQSQKATLLIAKLDRLSRNAGFIFALRDAGVDFVCCDMPDANTLTVGLFAVIAQHERETISKRTKDALAAKKARGAKLGTSQNLTDAARNKGKEVRQKNARENPQNKQAAKLCSLLQAQGCSLQQIVSELNEAGFRTRRGKPFYHSAVQRLLVAGRSVSTLPM; encoded by the coding sequence ATGATTAATCACGCAAGAAGATATATTACTTACTACCGAGTGTCCACTCAAAAGCAGGGCAATTCAGGTTTGGGATTAGAAGCCCAACAAGCAGCGGTGCGATCTTTTGTGCATGACCAATCTCAAGTAATTGAAGAGTACGTGGAGATTGAGAGCGGAAAGAAGGATTCTCGACCACAGCTGCAAGCTGCCATCGCTTCTGCGCAGTCTCAAAAGGCTACCCTTCTTATTGCCAAGCTAGATCGTCTGTCCCGTAATGCTGGCTTCATCTTCGCACTTCGCGACGCTGGGGTTGATTTCGTGTGCTGCGACATGCCGGATGCGAACACACTCACAGTTGGACTGTTTGCTGTGATTGCTCAGCACGAGCGTGAAACTATCAGCAAACGAACCAAGGATGCACTTGCGGCAAAAAAAGCCCGTGGTGCCAAGCTTGGTACCTCTCAAAATCTAACTGACGCTGCCCGTAACAAGGGGAAAGAGGTACGCCAAAAGAATGCTCGCGAAAATCCTCAGAACAAACAGGCAGCAAAACTTTGCTCATTGCTTCAAGCCCAAGGGTGCTCTCTACAGCAAATCGTCAGCGAGTTGAATGAAGCTGGGTTTAGAACTCGACGTGGTAAACCATTTTATCACTCTGCTGTACAAAGGCTTTTAGTTGCGGGTAGAAGCGTGAGTACGTTGCCTATGTAA